A stretch of the Lolium perenne isolate Kyuss_39 chromosome 3, Kyuss_2.0, whole genome shotgun sequence genome encodes the following:
- the LOC127341072 gene encoding delta(7)-sterol-C5(6)-desaturase, which yields MAAAHGAGPNLFVQEADWYNEILLGAVVPGDWWRGMPHPMRSWLRNTVGGFLLYFLTGFLWCFVIYYWKRHAYIPKDSIPSVEAMKKQIIVASKAMVVYCALPVVSEHMIESGWTRCYFHVSEVGWPMYFVYLALYLIFVEFGIYWMHRELHDIKPLYKYLHATHHIYNKENTLSPFAGLAFHPIDGVLQAVPHVFALFFVPAHFRTHTALMFLEVIWTSNIHDCIHGKVWPVMGAGYHTIHHTTYRHNYGHYTVWMDWMFGTLREPEDILKKD from the exons atggcggcggcgcacggcgctgGCCCGAACCTCTTCGTGCAGGAGGCCGACTGGTACAACGAGATCCTGCTCGGCGCGGTGGTCCCGGGCGACTGGTGGCGCGGGATGCCGCACCCGATGCGTTCTTGGCTGCGCAACACCGTCGGCGGCTTCCTCCTCTACTTCCTCACCGGCTTCCTCTGGTGCTTCGTCATCTACTACTGGAAGCGCCACGCCTACATCCCCAAAG ATTCTATCCCTTCagtagaagctatgaagaagcaaATAATTGTTGCATCAAAGGCTATGGTTGTCTACTGTGCTCTTCCAGTCGTATCTGAGCACATGATTGAGAGTGGTTGGACAAGGTGTTACTTTCATGTCAGCGAAGTTGGTTGGCCAATGTATTTTGTCTATTTGGCTTTATATCTTATCTTTGTGGAGTTCGGAATTTACTGGATGCACAGAGAGTTACATGATATAAAGCCATTATACAAGTACCTACATGCAACCCACCACATTTACAACAAGGAGAATACCCTATCACCATTTGCGG gtctagcattccatccaattgaTGGGGTTTTACAAGCCGTACCGCACGTGTTTGCTCTGTTCTTTGTCCCAGCACACTTCAGGACCCACACTGCTCTCATGTTCCTAGAAGTCATATGGACAAGTAACATCCACGACTGCATCCACGGAAAGGTTTGGCCGGTGATGGGTGCTGGTTACCACACCATTCACCATACAACATACCGCCACAACTATGGTCATTACACCGTCTGGATGGACTGGATGTTTGGCACCCTCCGCGAGCCAGAAGATATCCTCAAGAAGGACTGA